The genomic region GTCGCTGAAAGTCGACGAGCGCTTCGCCTTCCGGATCGTGGCCGCCGAGGTGCAAGCCCTGCCAGCCGACCTCGCCGACGATGCCGCCCCAGAGCGTCTCGTCGAGATCCACGACGACGAGCTTTCGGGCCTGGCCCGCGCACGCGCGCAGCGCGGCCTTGAGCTCGCGCGCGGCCTCCGCGAGCACCTCGCCCTGGTGGCGCACCTTGCCGAGGTACCAGCCCTTCGCGCTCGTGCCCGCGCGGCCGCCCGCGGCGACCCAGCGCTGCGCGTCGAGCACGAAGGTGTTGGGCGCGTTGCTGAGCCGCGCCATCAGTCGCGCGTTCATCACCGAGAGCGCCCAGCTCGCGCCGAGCGGCGGCCGCGAGTCGAGCAAGCCGAGGCCACGCTGATCTGGAGCGAGCGACCAACTGGCCACGAACATGTGTCGGTACGCGCTCGCGCCCTGGAGCACGCGGTCGACGAACAGATCGACGTCCGCCTCGAGCGACTCGACCGTCGCGGGCTCGTGATGCAGCAGCTTCGCGAATGACTCCGAACAGAGCTCCGGCCGCGTCCAGATGAGCGCAAAGTCGCGCGCGCCATCTGGCGGACCTTGAACCAGCTGCTGCATCACCTGCGCATACGGCGTCTCCACGAGCTCGATCGCGGGCAACTCCGACGGGTCGCGCAGACGCGTGGCCAGATCGCCCAGCGTGAAATCCGCGAGCACCACGCCGCGCAGCTCGGGCTCGACGACCGTGAGCGTCCGCGTCGGAGGCGGAACGGGCCCTGCGGCCGCGCCGTCGACGCGTCGCAACACGCGCGCGGGCACGCCACCCGCCACGACGCCCGGCGGAATTTCGCCCGACACCACACTGCCCGCGGTGATCACCGAGCCCGCGCCGATCTTGGTTCCCGGCAGGACGGTCACGCGGCCCGCGAGCCAGACGCCATCTCCAATCTCCACCGGCCTCGAATCACCGCCCTGTGGCAGCTCGAAGTCCGCCACCACGCAGTACGGCCCGAGGCTCACCCGATCGCCGAGGCGAAGCTGCGTTCGCGCGGCAAGCACCGTGCCGAAGTTGATGACCACCTGATCGCCGATCTCCAGCGTCGCGCCTTCCCCGCACCAGAGCTCAGCTGGACAGAACTCGGAGTTCATCAAGAAGTCAGCGCCGATGTGGAGCGTGCCGGCGTTCTCCACACGCGGGCGGCCCACGGTGCGCGCACGCGGGCCCACGCACGTCGCGCCGCGCAGGAAGAACGGCGCCAGCGCGCTCGAGGTCACGAAGCGTCCGCCCTTGCGGATCCGCTCGGTGAGATCCAACTCACGGTCGCGGTCGAGGCTGCGGCGGATGGTGGAGAGCAAGGTCACGGGCATGCGCGGTCAGGTAAGCAGCGAGGCGCGCGCGGTCGACCCCCTGTCGAGGGGCTCGAACGCGCTCGCTGGCGAACGGAGTGCGCCCACGCGTTCAGCAGAGCGCGTGCGCATTGGTCAGATCTGGATCGACGCGGTCACGCGCGCGGGCGCGCTCGATCGAATCGAGTCGCTCATCGCCGCTGGCCAGGGCGGTCGGGTGTTCACGCCGAACGTCGATCACGTGGTCAACGTCGAGCGCGACCCCGACTTTCTCGGGGCGTATCGCGCCGCCGAGCTCGTGCTCTGCGATGGACAGCCGCTGCTCTGGGCCTCGCGAATCTTGCGCACGCCGCTCCCGGCGAAGGTCTCGGGATCCGATCTCGTGCAGCCGCTGCTGCGACGCGCGGGCGAGCGCGGCTGGCGCGTATTCCTCCTCGGAGGCGGGCCCGGTGTGGCGGCCGAGGTCGCGCGTCGCGCCAAGGCGAACCTGGGTGTGAACGTCGTCGGAACGGCTTCGCCTCGCATCGAGCGGAAGGCATCGCCGGTTGACCCGGAGTTGGTGGCGCAGATCGTCGACGCGCGGACCCAGCTGCTGCTCGTGGGGCTCGGCGCGCCCAAGCAGGAGCTGTGGATTCATCGAAGCGCGAGGGCGATCGCGCCTGCGGTGTCCGTGGGCGTGGGCGCGTCGCTCGACTTTCTTGCGGGCCACGTGCGCCGCGCGCCGCCGTGGATGTCGCGCGCGGGGCTGGAGTGGCTCTTCCGCTTGGCCCAGGAGCCGCGTCGGCTGTGGCGGCGCTACCTGGTTGACGACGTTCGCTTCGCGCCAATCTTGCTTCGCGCGCTGATCGAGGCCCAACCATGAGTCCCGCAGAAGGCTCGGTCGCCGAGCGCACGCCGGCCGAGGTCGCGCCGCCTCCAGCCGAGGATGCCGGCGCCGCCGACGTGCGCGTGGCCGTGCGCAGCGCGCTGGTGCTGAACGTGGCGCTGGTCGCGACGTGGGCCGTGGCTTCGCTCGCCCGCTTCTTCTTGAGCCGTCACCTCGGGCCGACGCTCTTCGGCGTGTACCGCGCCGCCGACGCACAGACGACCCTCTGGTTCATGCTGCTCAGCTTCGGGCTGGAGACGTACATCCAGAAAGAGATCCCCGTCCGGCCGCAGCACGCCACGGACTTCCTCGGCGGCGTGGTGGTGGTGCGCGCCCTGCTCACGGTGGCCGTGCTCGCCGGGCTCGGCGCCTTGCTCTGGCTCCGCGGCGTCTCTGGAGAGCGAAGCGCGCTGCTGCTCACGTTCTGCGCGGGCTACGCGTTCATGGCCATGAACCACTCGCTCGCGGCGCTCCTGCACGCGGCGCGCAGGGTGGGCGGCCTCGCGGTGATGAACGTGGCCACCAAGGCGATCTGGGGCGTGGGCATTCTGTTCGCGGTGCTCTCGCGACTGCCGCTCGCGGGGATCGCGGGCGCGATGGCGCTCTCGGAGATCGTGCGATGCGCGGTGCTCGCGCTGCTGGTGCGCAAGCACCTGGGGACGATGTGGCGCGTGGATCTGGCCGCCGTGCGACGCGTATTCGCCACGAGCCTGCCCTTCTATCTGAACGGCGTGGCGATCACGGTCTACGGAAACGTCGACACCATCGTGCTCTCGTGGCTCTCGAGCGACGCGGAGGTGGGCTACTACGGCGCCGCGCAGAACATCGCGGGGCTCTCGATGTTCATCTCGCCGCTCATCGGCTGGGTGCTCATGCCGCTGCTCTCGCGCGCGGGCGCCCGATCGCCGGACGAGATGTACGGCCTCTTCCGGCGCGCGCTGGAGCTGGTGGTCACGCTCATCGCGCCGGTCGTCGCGCTGGTGGCGCTGGGCGCTGAGCTCTGGGTGACGCGGCTCTCGGGCGGCGACTACGGCCCGGCGGCGGTGGCGCTGCGCATCCTCGCGCCGATGTTCGTGCTCACGTACCTGGCAACGATCTCGGCCACGACGCTGAATCTGCTCGACCGTTCATGGACCGTGACCCTGGTCTCGATGGGCTCGCTCGTCGCGTCGACCGTGCTCGACGTGCTGCTCGTGCCCCGCGCGTGGCGCGCATTCGGAGTTGGCGGTGCGGGTACGGCCGCAGCGCTGTCGCTGACCCTGACCGAGGCGGCGGTGACGGCCTCGTTCCTCTTCGTCCTCGGTCGACGCGCGTTCGATCGGCGGAACCTCGCGGCGGTGGGCAAGTCGGTCCTCATCTGCGCGGTGGTGGCCGGGTTGGATCACCTGCTGCGACCGATGGCGTGGGCGCGGCTCATGCTCGACGGGATCGCGTTCGTCGCGCTCGCGCTGCTCACGGGAACGGTGCGCGTGAACGAGGTGCGCGCGCTGGTGGGCGATCAGCTCCGCGCCAAGCTCACCCGGCGCGCGGCGCCCGCCGGTGGTTGAGCGCGTGGTCTCGGACGGTGAAGCGCAGGTCGCCTGCTTCGAGCTCGACCGCGGCGCGTGGCCGCACGCAGACGCGCTCCTCGACGATGCCGAGCTCGCCCGCGCAAGTCGCTTCAAGCACGAGCGCGACCGGCGCCGCTTCGTCCGCTCGCACGCAGCGCTCCG from Deltaproteobacteria bacterium harbors:
- a CDS encoding WecB/TagA/CpsF family glycosyltransferase, encoding MRGQVSSEARAVDPLSRGSNALAGERSAPTRSAERVRIGQIWIDAVTRAGALDRIESLIAAGQGGRVFTPNVDHVVNVERDPDFLGAYRAAELVLCDGQPLLWASRILRTPLPAKVSGSDLVQPLLRRAGERGWRVFLLGGGPGVAAEVARRAKANLGVNVVGTASPRIERKASPVDPELVAQIVDARTQLLLVGLGAPKQELWIHRSARAIAPAVSVGVGASLDFLAGHVRRAPPWMSRAGLEWLFRLAQEPRRLWRRYLVDDVRFAPILLRALIEAQP
- a CDS encoding flippase — translated: MSPAEGSVAERTPAEVAPPPAEDAGAADVRVAVRSALVLNVALVATWAVASLARFFLSRHLGPTLFGVYRAADAQTTLWFMLLSFGLETYIQKEIPVRPQHATDFLGGVVVVRALLTVAVLAGLGALLWLRGVSGERSALLLTFCAGYAFMAMNHSLAALLHAARRVGGLAVMNVATKAIWGVGILFAVLSRLPLAGIAGAMALSEIVRCAVLALLVRKHLGTMWRVDLAAVRRVFATSLPFYLNGVAITVYGNVDTIVLSWLSSDAEVGYYGAAQNIAGLSMFISPLIGWVLMPLLSRAGARSPDEMYGLFRRALELVVTLIAPVVALVALGAELWVTRLSGGDYGPAAVALRILAPMFVLTYLATISATTLNLLDRSWTVTLVSMGSLVASTVLDVLLVPRAWRAFGVGGAGTAAALSLTLTEAAVTASFLFVLGRRAFDRRNLAAVGKSVLICAVVAGLDHLLRPMAWARLMLDGIAFVALALLTGTVRVNEVRALVGDQLRAKLTRRAAPAGG
- a CDS encoding HAD-IIIC family phosphatase — encoded protein: MPVTLLSTIRRSLDRDRELDLTERIRKGGRFVTSSALAPFFLRGATCVGPRARTVGRPRVENAGTLHIGADFLMNSEFCPAELWCGEGATLEIGDQVVINFGTVLAARTQLRLGDRVSLGPYCVVADFELPQGGDSRPVEIGDGVWLAGRVTVLPGTKIGAGSVITAGSVVSGEIPPGVVAGGVPARVLRRVDGAAAGPVPPPTRTLTVVEPELRGVVLADFTLGDLATRLRDPSELPAIELVETPYAQVMQQLVQGPPDGARDFALIWTRPELCSESFAKLLHHEPATVESLEADVDLFVDRVLQGASAYRHMFVASWSLAPDQRGLGLLDSRPPLGASWALSVMNARLMARLSNAPNTFVLDAQRWVAAGGRAGTSAKGWYLGKVRHQGEVLAEAARELKAALRACAGQARKLVVVDLDETLWGGIVGEVGWQGLHLGGHDPEGEALVDFQRQLKDLTRRGVVLAIASKNDEAVAMEAIEQHPEMVLRRADFVGWRINWRDKARNVAELAQELNLGLQSVVFIDDNPTERARVREALPEVLVPDWPTDKLRYPEAMRALRCFDAPYISSEDLERTRLYAAERARTELKQEVGDLDAWLQGLEIRVRMEPLSAANQSRVVQLLNKTNQLNLSTRRLGSAELEAWASEPNRKLWAATVSDRFGDAGLTGLVSVEVVGETARIVDLVLSCRVMGRKVELALLHHAVAWASGQGATRVEARYLKTAKNRPTLEVLVGSGFEAGDGRRFTWETSRPYELPRCITLVRVG